The proteins below come from a single Caldilineales bacterium genomic window:
- a CDS encoding nucleoside deaminase: MDEFMQAAIEEARQGLAEGGIPIGSVLVIDGKIVGRGHNRRVQKGSAILHAEMDCLENAGRLTAKDYQRAVLYSTLSPCDMCSGTALLYKIPTVVIGENRTFQGPEDYVRARGVDLVILDDPACIRLMEDFIAARPELWNEDIGV, encoded by the coding sequence ATGGATGAATTCATGCAGGCAGCCATCGAGGAAGCAAGACAGGGGCTGGCCGAGGGCGGCATCCCCATCGGCTCGGTGCTGGTCATCGATGGCAAGATCGTCGGGCGCGGCCACAACCGCCGGGTGCAGAAGGGCAGCGCCATCCTCCACGCCGAGATGGATTGCCTGGAAAACGCCGGCCGGCTGACGGCGAAGGACTACCAGCGGGCCGTGCTGTACTCCACCCTCTCGCCCTGCGACATGTGCAGCGGCACAGCCCTGCTGTACAAAATCCCCACGGTCGTGATCGGCGAGAACCGCACCTTCCAGGGGCCGGAGGATTACGTGCGCGCGCGGGGGGTCGATCTGGTCATCCTCGATGACCCGGCCTGCATCCGGCTGATGGAGGACTTCATCGCCGCCCGGCCGGAGCTGTGGAACGAGGATATCGGCGTGTAG
- a CDS encoding ABC transporter permease yields the protein MNDSALVVFLVGLVAATLRVATPLVLAAIGEVFTERGGVLNLGIEGIMFLGAFVGFAVAYHAEAAGLGGYLWLGLLAAVAAGLVMALLMGLLVVTLGLNQHVSGLGITLLCGGLSLFGFRLVFGESSVLPSVDPFAQLSPFGDLPILGPVFSQYLLTYLAFLVVTPLGGWVLYRTHFGLNLRAVGENPEAADAAGLNVFRLRYAGLLIGGGLMAAGGAFLSLAQLGAFSPGIIAGRGWVCIALVIFARWDPARAMWGALLFGGVFALQLRLQTQGFDLPYELFLALPYLVTIAALAIAGRNAAYPGAYLKAYRRE from the coding sequence ATGAACGATTCCGCCCTCGTCGTCTTCCTGGTCGGTTTGGTCGCCGCCACCCTGCGCGTGGCCACGCCCCTGGTTCTGGCCGCCATCGGCGAGGTTTTCACCGAGCGGGGGGGTGTGCTCAATCTGGGCATCGAGGGGATCATGTTCCTGGGCGCGTTCGTGGGCTTTGCCGTGGCCTACCATGCCGAGGCTGCCGGGCTGGGCGGCTATCTGTGGTTGGGGCTGCTGGCGGCGGTGGCGGCAGGGCTGGTGATGGCCTTGCTGATGGGCCTGCTGGTGGTGACGCTGGGGCTGAATCAGCATGTGTCGGGGCTGGGGATCACGCTGCTGTGCGGAGGGCTGTCGCTGTTCGGGTTCCGGCTGGTGTTTGGCGAAAGCAGTGTGCTGCCCTCGGTCGATCCTTTCGCCCAACTCTCGCCCTTCGGCGACCTGCCCATCCTGGGGCCGGTCTTCTCGCAGTATCTGCTGACCTATCTCGCCTTTCTGGTGGTGACGCCGCTGGGCGGGTGGGTGCTGTACCGCACGCACTTCGGGCTGAACCTGCGGGCGGTGGGCGAAAACCCCGAGGCGGCCGATGCCGCCGGGCTGAACGTGTTTCGGCTGCGCTATGCCGGGCTGCTGATCGGCGGCGGCCTGATGGCGGCGGGCGGGGCGTTTCTGTCGCTGGCGCAGTTGGGGGCCTTCTCGCCGGGGATCATCGCCGGGCGCGGCTGGGTGTGCATCGCCCTGGTCATCTTCGCCCGCTGGGACCCGGCCCGGGCGATGTGGGGGGCGTTGCTGTTCGGCGGCGTCTTCGCCCTGCAATTGCGGCTGCAAACCCAGGGTTTCGACCTGCCCTACGAGCTTTTCCTGGCTCTGCCCTATCTGGTCACGATCGCCGCCCTGGCCATCGCCGGCCGCAATGCCGCTTATCCGGGCGCGTATTTGAAGGCGTATCGGAGGGAGTAA